A genomic region of Laspinema palackyanum D2c contains the following coding sequences:
- a CDS encoding ATP-binding protein has translation MDLESHRFISYFLPDQRPELCHSATIEKFPPGTVIFEENEKPDALYLVLDGKIEFSKRGGLGQYQNVAWAEENDFFGEFGVLDGQPRSARAVTCTSATIAKIPRDRLMDILERSPGKVVLQLFHHIIHYLRLTTEQYVNQMVHKHKMMAVGEMANTIIHDLKSPFTGISLANSMLKDLHQDEETQEWCNLIQAQITQMVVMTEEILEFTRGKATLNQKTFNLGESLEKFQRLNFIYWNQHNINFILRCDNIILNGDENKLMRVWQNLVGNAVEALDEQGGQIVLIAAKLGQDALIKISDSGPGIPEAIQSRLFDPFVTYGKRGGTGLGTAIALSIVEAHGGDITFESQAGKGTTFYIRLPLC, from the coding sequence ATGGATTTGGAATCGCATCGATTTATTTCATATTTTCTCCCTGACCAAAGACCCGAATTGTGCCACAGTGCGACTATAGAAAAATTTCCCCCAGGTACGGTTATTTTTGAAGAAAACGAAAAACCTGATGCTTTATATCTCGTTTTAGACGGCAAAATTGAATTTAGCAAACGAGGAGGATTAGGCCAATATCAGAATGTCGCCTGGGCTGAGGAAAATGACTTTTTTGGCGAGTTTGGTGTTTTAGATGGACAACCGCGCAGTGCTAGAGCTGTGACTTGTACTTCCGCAACCATTGCTAAGATTCCGCGCGATCGCTTGATGGATATTTTGGAACGCTCTCCGGGAAAGGTGGTATTGCAATTATTTCACCATATTATCCATTATCTGCGTCTGACGACTGAACAATATGTGAATCAAATGGTTCACAAACATAAAATGATGGCTGTGGGAGAGATGGCGAATACTATTATTCATGATTTAAAAAGTCCTTTCACTGGGATTTCTCTAGCTAATTCCATGTTAAAAGATTTGCATCAAGATGAAGAGACTCAGGAATGGTGCAATTTAATTCAGGCTCAAATTACTCAAATGGTAGTCATGACTGAGGAAATTTTAGAATTCACTCGGGGCAAGGCCACTTTAAACCAAAAAACATTTAATTTAGGGGAAAGTCTCGAAAAATTTCAACGACTCAACTTTATTTATTGGAATCAACATAATATCAATTTTATTCTGCGATGTGATAATATTATTTTGAATGGTGATGAAAATAAACTGATGCGCGTCTGGCAGAACTTAGTCGGAAATGCGGTAGAAGCCTTAGATGAGCAGGGGGGACAAATTGTCCTGATCGCCGCCAAGCTGGGCCAGGATGCCCTGATCAAAATTTCTGACAGCGGACCGGGCATTCCCGAAGCCATTCAAAGCCGATTATTTGATCCCTTTGTCACCTACGGAAAGCGCGGGGGAACGGGACTGGGAACGGCGATCGCTCTTTCGATTGTGGAAGCACATGGGGGCGATATTACCTTTGAATCTCAAGCTGGAAAAGGAACAACATTTTACATCCGCTTACCCCTTTGTTGA
- a CDS encoding beta-ketoacyl-ACP synthase yields MKTGHQGVQIVVTGMGLVCALGDSLEQVWGRLLGSESAIALGQPFPELPPRPLAQIGPHPARLDQLLEPVVTSALKDAGLVPPLPDCGVVIGSSRAHQGQLEQLARQFCQNPRPGDGNWGVNWLDLLPHTPAMATARQIGATGPVMAPMAACATGLWALAQGFELIRTGQCQQVVVGAAEAPITPLALTGFTQMSAYAKTGCYPFDRHREGLVLGEAAAVFVLESADFAHHRGAKKIYGKILGFGITNDARYANAPDEDATAAIAAVEQCLRRSQLHPSEIDYIHAHGTSTHLNDCTEAKLIASLFPQSVPVSSTKGATGHSLGASGALGAAFCLLAMRDRCLPSCVGLTVPEFDLDFVRRSRPTPVEHTLCFSFGFGGQNAVLALGQ; encoded by the coding sequence GTGAAAACCGGCCATCAAGGGGTGCAAATTGTGGTCACCGGAATGGGTCTGGTTTGTGCCTTGGGCGATAGTTTGGAGCAGGTTTGGGGGAGGTTGCTGGGGTCGGAGTCGGCGATCGCCCTAGGCCAACCTTTCCCCGAACTGCCACCCCGTCCCCTGGCTCAAATTGGACCCCATCCCGCTCGCCTAGACCAACTCCTCGAACCCGTGGTAACCAGCGCCCTCAAGGATGCCGGTTTGGTTCCACCCCTGCCGGATTGTGGGGTAGTGATTGGCTCCAGTCGCGCTCACCAAGGCCAGTTGGAGCAACTGGCAAGGCAATTTTGTCAAAATCCCCGACCTGGCGACGGCAATTGGGGGGTGAATTGGTTGGACCTTTTACCCCATACTCCGGCAATGGCTACGGCGCGACAGATTGGGGCCACTGGACCCGTGATGGCACCGATGGCCGCTTGTGCTACGGGGCTTTGGGCCCTGGCCCAAGGATTTGAACTGATCCGCACAGGTCAATGTCAGCAGGTTGTGGTCGGTGCCGCAGAAGCCCCGATCACCCCCCTGGCCCTCACCGGATTTACTCAAATGAGTGCTTATGCTAAAACCGGCTGTTATCCGTTTGACCGTCATCGGGAAGGGTTAGTCTTGGGTGAAGCCGCCGCCGTTTTTGTCCTAGAATCAGCGGATTTCGCTCACCACCGTGGGGCTAAGAAAATTTATGGCAAAATTCTCGGTTTTGGGATTACCAATGATGCGCGCTATGCCAATGCGCCGGATGAGGATGCAACAGCGGCGATCGCTGCTGTCGAGCAGTGTCTGAGGCGATCGCAGTTGCACCCTTCAGAAATTGACTATATTCACGCTCATGGCACTAGCACCCACCTCAACGACTGCACGGAAGCCAAATTAATTGCCTCCCTCTTTCCCCAATCGGTGCCCGTAAGTTCGACCAAAGGAGCTACAGGTCATAGTTTAGGCGCTTCTGGGGCTTTGGGTGCGGCCTTTTGTCTCCTGGCGATGCGCGATCGCTGTTTACCCTCTTGTGTGGGGTTGACTGTCCCGGAATTTGACCTGGATTTCGTGCGGCGATCGCGTCCCACCCCGGTAGAACACACCCTCTGTTTTAGTTTTGGCTTTGGCGGACAGAATGCTGTGTTAGCTTTAGGACAATAA
- a CDS encoding photosystem I assembly protein Ycf4 produces the protein MTAKSISTSDRVLRKEIIGSRRFSNYLLVVVVNLGGIGFLLASLSSYLKVNFLPFADPTQLIFLPQGLVMGFYGVAALLLSLYLWLTILWNVGAGYNEFNKETGKVHIFRWGFPGKNRKIDISYPLEDVQSIRVEVKEGLNPKRAMYMRTKGRNPLPLSRVGQPIPLAELENEGAELARFLGVPLEGL, from the coding sequence ATGACTGCAAAAAGCATCTCTACTAGCGATCGCGTACTTCGCAAAGAAATTATCGGCTCTCGCCGATTCAGCAACTACCTTCTAGTCGTTGTCGTTAACTTAGGAGGGATCGGCTTTCTCTTAGCCAGCCTTTCCAGTTATCTGAAAGTCAATTTTTTGCCATTTGCAGACCCAACCCAGCTCATCTTTCTCCCCCAAGGCTTAGTCATGGGTTTCTACGGAGTAGCCGCTTTGCTGCTCTCCCTTTATCTGTGGCTGACCATTCTCTGGAATGTGGGGGCTGGCTACAACGAATTTAATAAAGAAACCGGCAAAGTTCACATCTTCCGGTGGGGATTTCCGGGCAAAAATCGTAAAATTGATATTTCCTACCCCCTGGAAGATGTCCAATCCATTCGGGTCGAAGTCAAAGAAGGACTCAATCCTAAACGAGCCATGTATATGCGAACCAAAGGTCGGAATCCCCTGCCGTTGAGTCGCGTCGGTCAACCCATCCCCTTGGCGGAACTGGAAAACGAAGGTGCAGAATTAGCTCGGTTTTTGGGGGTTCCCCTCGAAGGGTTGTAA
- a CDS encoding peptidylprolyl isomerase produces MEINIRQWIVSVMILGALLMGGCAQQDATSQPSNLPTEPPVTAQAPDAFSNLPRLEGKATVKMVIKGQNVLIEVDGTNAPITAGNFVDLVQRQVYDGVVFHRVVRDPQPFVAQGGDPQSKNPQADPQKFGTGGFIDPTTGQERSIPLEITPEGTPSPVYGSPLQSAGINQPPVLKHKRGAVAMARSQAPNSASAQFYFALSDLEFLDGNYAVFGEVIEGMDVVDGIQQGDRIDSAQVVEGLENLRSNGPS; encoded by the coding sequence ATGGAAATTAACATCCGGCAGTGGATCGTATCGGTGATGATTCTAGGTGCTTTGCTGATGGGAGGTTGCGCTCAACAGGACGCGACATCCCAACCGTCTAACTTGCCAACGGAACCCCCGGTAACGGCACAAGCCCCCGATGCCTTCAGCAATCTCCCCCGTTTGGAGGGAAAAGCCACGGTGAAAATGGTGATTAAGGGCCAAAACGTCCTCATTGAAGTGGATGGCACTAATGCGCCGATTACGGCGGGGAATTTTGTGGATTTGGTTCAGCGTCAGGTCTATGACGGGGTAGTATTCCACCGGGTGGTGCGTGACCCGCAACCCTTTGTGGCTCAAGGGGGAGACCCGCAAAGTAAGAACCCCCAAGCTGATCCTCAAAAGTTCGGCACCGGAGGTTTTATTGACCCGACAACAGGTCAAGAACGCTCTATTCCGTTAGAAATTACTCCCGAAGGCACCCCGAGTCCGGTTTATGGTTCACCCTTGCAATCAGCCGGAATTAATCAACCTCCGGTCTTGAAACATAAGCGCGGCGCGGTAGCAATGGCCCGATCGCAAGCACCGAATTCGGCATCGGCTCAGTTTTACTTTGCCTTGAGCGATCTAGAGTTTTTAGATGGTAATTATGCCGTTTTTGGTGAGGTCATTGAAGGCATGGATGTGGTAGACGGGATTCAACAAGGCGATCGCATTGACTCGGCTCAGGTGGTTGAGGGCCTGGAAAATCTTCGTTCTAACGGTCCTTCCTAA